ATCATAGATGGCTTGCAATATTACTGTGATTAGTTGGTAATCTCTAGCATTCCGTGAGTGTCGGTTTTCCCGCAATGCCACTCAACTCTCGGAAAGCCAGAGAGGTATAGACCCGTAGACAGCAGATTTATTTTGATATATGTATTCTTGTCACGCTAAATTACTCCCGTGGAACCTATTACACATCTTACCTGCAATTATCTGAGGCTAACGTGAGCCTGCTTAAGAAGGTGCATGGTGTAAAATTTGTGCAGCGGGAAGCACTTAAGtgtcgaaagaaaagaaaaacggacGGAGGAAGAAGGACTGCAAGAAGACAACAGCAGAACCGGTGCACAAAAGCCGAGGCGTTTGCTACTTCGCCAAACGCACGTTTGATTTGTACATTTAACGGATTTCTGTCCACTCAAAGCAAAAGATGCAGCATTTTGTGATTGCCGTGAGATGAACGAAACAGCAATGAAATCACACTTTACTGTTATATTTCGTTGACTTGGCTCTAAGAAACGTTATCTTTCgtggcaaaattttttttcaccacgCGATCATGCCGCCGTAATTGCCGTATTATTTATTAAATTCCAACTTTCACAGCAATTTACTTACGATTGGCGTGCGCGTTTCATTGGAGTACGAAATCAAAAGTATGATAGGGGAAGATTATCATTGCCAAAAAAAATTTGCAACCTAATCCACACGTCACTGTAGCGGTCGGAGCTGCGGTTAGATTAGGCTTGCTCATTAGGTTCCCAAAATTCGCTATCTCAATTGTCATTTACAGATCCGAACATCAGATACTCTGTGTTCTTGATGGTTCTAAGGAGGCCGCTGACAGCGAAGAGTGGTGAATTAGTGGTGTGCAGCGAATTAGTGGTGTGCAGTCTGTTGTAGCTACGACGCcataaattttctttcttcaattgaGAACGAATCCTGATTACTTTTTCACTGTTATTAGGACAAACTGGTTAGCGAACAAGCTCAAAAATTTCAGTTCTATTTCCTAAAATATGAAACACTGACTGCGTGTTTTGTGCGCAATAATTGAGGCTATCTCGTCTTTTCATTCGTGGCCGCGAATATCAAGTGCCCTTTGTAATTAAGGGTGCGCTGAAACTGAAGATATACCTATGGTGCGCAACATGCGATATATGAATTCATTTGTGCCTGTTGAAGCTGTCCTTGGCGTGATCACTGCGCCGATACAGAGAGCCTGGTGGCACACATGCGCAGCCAATCAATATATTTAGGCATGCGGtattcttgttttctgtcatttgGTCCTGGCGTGAAATCTACACCTTCCACTTCGCATTGAACCAACATGTATTCTGCGTAATCATCTCATATTCATTGCACACAGAGAGCTACGAATTGTTGGCAGCTACAACTCGCGTTGATATTTCTGTATCACGAAACCTTAAGGTTTTGTGGAATCGTTTTGTCTCATAAAGGCTACCGACTGACCAATTTTTGTCCTTTATTGTCCTTTCTTGGGCGCGGGATATATTTTTTGAGTTGCAtgcaaaaaaacaagaacattATGCGAATTCAGAAGACAATCATATGTAATTATACGCCAGAAATAATTGCTCTAGCTGCTTTCTTTAACGATTGAGACGCGCTGCCGCTCACAAAAAAGAAAGTAGCTTACCCTTGTAGCAATAGAAATAAAAAACATGCATACTCAGTTAAGCCCACATTCTGTTGTCCTGTTCATCACTCTGTAAGCAGGAGTTTCAGGCTTAATGGTTTTCGCTATCATGTTTCCTGAATCCAAATTCGACGCAGAATCCACTCAAGGTCTGTCGTCCCGGCAGCGATGACTGTATGTCGTGCAAGGTAGGAAGTCAGTGTGCTTTTTATTGCATCACTGCGTACCGCCATTCAAAAATGTTGAACCCGTTTGATTGTTTTTGCTTTAATGTCACTGCGTTCTACCAGTGCCGTTGTACTGAATATAAACGCGAGTAAACAAGAGCTAGCTCATGACTATTTCTTACCGTTCTACCTTTCATGCCATATGGAGAGCGACTGGTACTTGTGCACCTTAAAAATGGAAATAATGTGGCTGAAGCCGCGAGACGTAGTTTCGATGGAAGGTTACTTCAGTTGGAATTGTAGGAAATAATTTATTACGCCTAATGTAAACTGAATATCCGAATGATTATCTCTCaatggaaaataaataaaatatagttCATAGTGCTTGAGAGATGGAGTCTGGGTAGCTCAATCTAACAATCGGCCCTTTCCCTGGTTGTACAAGAACGTAAATTGAGATTCACTGTTATAATTGGAGCATTCAAACCTGCGCTTCTCACTTTTCTAGGGCCTTAGCCACAAGGGACTCCAGAAGCAATGTCAGTGCACTGCAGAAGTGCGTCGAAAGCAATTATAATTACTAACCACGAGTTTTCTGTTGCAAATCTATTGCGATTGTGCTCTCTCGACAGTAGAAAATCTGAACGTTCTCAGCAACGGAGAATTCTCTCGAGCCCGATCCCTCTCTACGCTCACAGAACACCAAAGCGTGGTGTTCGGGACGGCTTTGGTATTACAAGTCAATTTAGTGAGAATAGTTTTCTCACGAAAACATGTCTGAGTGAGCACCCTTCCCAGTGCTTGGGCAGTAATGGTGCACAACCACTTTTAAAATAATGCTGGCAACAAAGCATCGCAAGTTTCGTTCTCTCACGCCAGCCCCACTATAAAAAAAGATAGTTTTGCATGAAGAAATTCAAGGTGAACTTATGGCCCTTCGTACTCACTAAAGCAAGCCATCATGTGGCAGGTGCGGTAATTGTGTAGAAAAACGGTGGACAACTCTGAACTTTCCAGGACACGGGGTATGTATATCGTTAGAGACTAAGAAACATTCGACGTGCCTCCATCGACATTTTAATAAGGCGTGAGCGGTTTTGACCAATGTCAAACTTTTCATTTGTTCAGGGTATTTTAGCAACGCCACCCAGATTTCTCAGTTGCCTATGCACTTGATGGTATGGTGTCATGTTAATAGCCCGGAAATTTTCGTTGCCAAATCTGACGTGACGAAAGCTGTGACGTCAAAATCAGCGCAGCTTACTCGgcagcatccccattagattctttGGTAGTAAGGGGAGGTAGCATGACTCCATGGATCAGAGTGCACGGGCTTTGTACTATTTAGGTTGCCTTTATCTTAGGAACATCTAATATGCCCCACTGGCGAACCAAATTACTTTGCAGTAAGCCCCTTTACTTAGCGAGGAAGGACGCCTTAAGAAATAGAGATCTCGCGTGGCCtcctttaccttttttttttctttttcacgaagCGCAGCAGCAAAACAGAAGGTGCTGCTTGTTTAAACTGAAACAGAGGAAACGCTAAATATTCTATTCGCTAAATAGAAAGCATAAAgcatcaagaaagaaaacgcatgaCGCATAATACACCCGCCACTAAGTTATAATTTCTGTATTCTGTATTTTGAGGATTGTGTCATGTTAGTAGCGcaattaaaattttcttcaacagCAATCGGCAATGAGCAAGCATGCTGCTAGCGCTGCCCCGCGGCTGGTCTGGCACGGGCCTCACGCGTCTTACCGTACGCGCGTTCCTGACCTGCCGTACGTATAGGTATGGTTTCATAGAGGCGTTCAATAGTTAGTGACTGCAACGTCACAGCTATGAGCAACACTTTACGTGACGCGCGCGTCGGTAGGTACAGTGCCCGTATGTTCTAGTTTACTGTAACGCTCCGCTGAGGTTTCTGGGTGGTCAGAAAAACACCTAGACGAAGCTCCCCGATGAGATTATGGGGACAAGAAATTGGCGACCTTTAGGCCGCGGCCAGTTGCATGCGTTTTTGGCTATGGCTCCAGTAAACGTTCAGTCCTGGGCAAATTAGGCGCCTTCCAACTGCATACAAATTCGAAAAGTTGGAATAAATAAATTCGCTAATGATACAAAGTGGTTCTACAAATTTTGCGTTGTTCAAAGGCTGTGCAGAAAGCTGGGGCTATATGCCTATAAGGTAGTTTCATGGCACGGTATTTTCAATGCGAGCGCATTAATGTGCCATTACGCGAATTTACGTCTTAGTCAGCGTGGCCGAAATGTCGTGCCAAAATGGCCGACCACGGAAGACGTGAAAACACGTCAAAAACGCTGTGATTGACATTAAATCTATAATGGAGTTGCCTGTAAACAAAgttaatacagtcaaacctcgatataacgaacactGACGTGAGGAAATTCGCGATGTAACAAAGTATTCTCATTTCTCGATCTTAGTTTCATGAAATAAAGCTTATTTTGTTTCGCGATTTAACGAAGTACTTCCGTGACATGGTTTCAATGTAACGAAGTTTTTGGCCATTTCAAGCATGTAATTTATGCCTGTATGAGTGGCAAATCtagaaaagaacaataaaaatatCAGCCAAGCATGAGACACTAACGACACATACGGTCGCTAGTAAATTCGGCGCAAATTGCTGGGGTCATTTTCTGACAGTTATTGTTTCATTTTGCACCTTAGCTACGACGAAGGAAGATGCGTCGGTGTCCTTCTAGGCTAAGCGTGTGCTGCCAGGGCAAGTGCGTCTGCGAGTCAACGCCCAATCCATGCATCCGAAACAGAGGGGAAGAGGCGCAACTCCGTCATAGTAAAATCAGGAAGCCCACCTACCCGCCCGACTGGAATCGCTGCTTGCTGTCGTGCTGGAACGACTGCCTTCTGGTCATCTGCATAGAGAGATTTCGCCGCAGCAACTGCAAGTCAACGTGCGAAGACCGTTGCAGCAATGAGTGCAGCAGAAAACACCAACGGATGTGCAATCGCATGTGGCCTCGTGTATCGAAGGCTCTGCCCTTTGTGCCGTTGCTAGTGAGGTAACGGCAAGTGCAGAAAAGGCCAGGAACTGCACTGTGCCTGAAACACAAAGAGCGTGATTAGACTGTTTATTCTCTGAGGGCTTCCAAATTTTGTCTACATTATttggtttattttcttttctttactttaaCGGAATTATCTTTCAGCTTTCTCGCATAATATAATCCAGGAAGGCTATCTCGCATTTTTAGACAGAGCTATGCCGCAGTTAATTGGCCCGCATATGCAACCGCCGTAAGATTCCTTTAGAAGAATAGCTGTTCTCTCTGTGTACCATGGGACATTCCTAAGTATTTACGGGGACTTGAAAAACAGATTGAATGGAGAAGTTGAAAATTGCCTTGCAGATAAATATTTTGCTGCATATATGGCAGAAGCTTTAAAAATTACATTTGTAAGTATTTTTCTTTCAGTGTTTGATCGATAGTTCTCGGGAAAATATAGTGTCCCATCTTTCGATGTGGTTCTGTTGTGTTCAATGTCCTGATATTCACAGCGCTATGTGCGCTATTTCAGTTATCacgaaaattatttttttttactttacatgGTTCCCAATTTTCAGCGACAGCGATCTAGCATCGACAGCTCTAGTGAGCCCTCATGCGATGCCGCACAGTACGGCATATTAAAACCTTATCAAGTCTGAAATTCGCCCAAATTTGTAAAACTACGGGCATGCACGGTGAGTTCTCTCCAATCTGAACGTCGTCTGCTATGGTGTTCCGTTAAGGAGCACAGTATCCCTGCTTTCAAACAATGCTTCCCAATTCAGGAGCATTATGTACCAGCAAAGTAAAAGCGATTCACTCAGTGATGCGCATGCAAAAACCGCCAAGTGTTCGAAAGGGCGGCATACCTACCGCATTGGGAACCGTTACATTACACAGTTAAATTCTAATTTATAACACACTTTGATGTAGTATGGCGCAATATAAACCGGCAACTTATTTCCTTCTGCGTGAATGAAGTGTCCGAACCATCGCCGGAGGAGCGCTCTCTCGCCAAGCTTCAA
The sequence above is a segment of the Dermacentor variabilis isolate Ectoservices chromosome 7, ASM5094787v1, whole genome shotgun sequence genome. Coding sequences within it:
- the LOC142586898 gene encoding uncharacterized protein LOC142586898, which produces MSCKLRRRKMRRCPSRLSVCCQGKCVCESTPNPCIRNRGEEAQLRHSKIRKPTYPPDWNRCLLSCWNDCLLVICIERFRRSNCKSTCEDRCSNECSRKHQRMCNRMWPRVSKALPFVPLLVR